One window of Aliarcobacter lanthieri genomic DNA carries:
- a CDS encoding pyridoxal phosphate-dependent aminotransferase, translating to MKIANRMEKLSPSLTLSITALANELKAQGKDILSFSAGEPDFDTPQVVKDAAIKAINEGKTKYTAVEGIKPTKQAIINKLKKDHNLDYKLEGIVISNGAKHSLFNLCQALIDDGDEVIIPSPYWVTYPELVIYSGGKPIFIETDESTEFKITADQLKAAITPKTKILMLNSPSNPTGSIYSKEELLEIGEVLKGTNIIILSDEMYEKLIYKGKKFTATAQVSEDMYNRTVTINGLSKSVAMTGWRFGYVACPDPKLAKAMSKLQGQATSNINSITQYAAIPALEGDADKDIEMMRVEFEKRKDYAVKAINDIKNLSCYDPDGAFYLFINIKKFSNDSMKFCADLMEQTGVALVPGLAFGMEGYVRLSFATSMEAIVDGINRIKEFVEK from the coding sequence ATGAAAATTGCAAATAGAATGGAGAAATTATCTCCTTCACTTACTTTGTCAATAACAGCTTTAGCAAATGAGTTAAAAGCACAAGGTAAAGATATCTTAAGTTTTAGTGCAGGTGAACCTGATTTTGATACGCCACAAGTTGTAAAAGATGCAGCTATTAAGGCAATAAATGAAGGAAAAACAAAATATACCGCTGTTGAAGGTATAAAACCTACTAAACAAGCAATTATTAATAAGTTAAAAAAAGACCACAATTTAGATTATAAGTTAGAAGGGATTGTTATAAGTAATGGGGCAAAGCATTCACTTTTTAATCTTTGTCAAGCTTTAATTGATGATGGTGATGAGGTTATTATACCATCTCCTTATTGGGTTACTTATCCAGAATTAGTTATATATTCAGGTGGTAAACCTATTTTTATAGAAACAGATGAATCAACTGAATTTAAAATAACGGCTGATCAATTAAAAGCTGCAATTACACCAAAAACAAAAATTTTAATGCTAAATTCTCCATCAAATCCAACTGGTTCAATTTACTCAAAAGAAGAATTATTAGAGATTGGTGAAGTTTTAAAAGGTACTAATATCATAATTTTATCTGATGAAATGTATGAAAAACTAATTTATAAAGGTAAAAAATTCACAGCAACAGCTCAAGTTAGTGAAGATATGTACAATAGAACTGTAACAATAAATGGATTAAGTAAATCTGTAGCTATGACAGGATGGAGATTTGGTTATGTCGCTTGTCCTGATCCAAAACTTGCAAAGGCTATGTCAAAACTTCAAGGACAAGCTACTTCAAATATTAACTCTATAACTCAATATGCGGCAATACCAGCTTTAGAAGGTGATGCAGATAAAGATATTGAGATGATGAGAGTTGAATTTGAAAAAAGAAAAGATTATGCAGTAAAAGCTATAAATGATATAAAAAATCTATCTTGTTATGATCCTGATGGTGCTTTTTATCTATTTATCAATATTAAAAAATTTAGTAATGACTCTATGAAGTTTTGTGCTGATTTGATGGAACAAACTGGAGTTGCACTTGTGCCTGGACTTGCTTTTGGTATGGAAGGATATGTAAGATTATCTTTTGCTACATCTATGGAAGCAATAGTTGATGGAATCAATAGAATTAAAGAGTTTGTAGAAAAATAA
- a CDS encoding HD domain-containing phosphohydrolase, whose protein sequence is MNCIKVLGSSGSKSKNSGTTSFQISKHIVIDAGNIINSLEKNSFQINHIFLTHSHLDHISDIPFMLDNYFEDRVTPLTIYGSAKTLEVLKNSIFNNQIWPDFSNIKLLNSNQNSLIFKEIKEDEEIIIDKHTIKPINANHIDGAFGFIVTRAKKSYLISGDTFINDNIVEYLNNDLSIKALFIECSFPNRLQKLSDISRHLTPNSLNSTLINLKRDDIQIYLYHLKYEYITEIKEQIQELGILKNGGKVLEDGDIVDINSLKVTSTIQDIEIFDRFMDINLKLASEQDKEQLYEMILTLIRDLTKSDAGTLYLISEDKKYLDFKVVQNNSLNVFLGTKEQKISWNSLPLYLENGKQNREMVAVVSALDNKIINIQDVYNSTEYNFEGTKKFDNTTNYCSKSMLVIPLVNHENDVIGVIQLINKNIKEKNSFFTSDDEKILKALSFQAAMALTNTRLIASLEEFLEAFVSAIANAIDAKSRHTSTHITKMSKLAPLIAKSISADDTIYKNTVYSKNDLKEIELAAKLHDVGKISIPEWVIDKSTKLQKLLDGFELIKLRVEVIKRDLKIEFLEDKISKEEYQTKLKAIEDDLDFINTSNKGGEFMSDESIKRVEKLSSYIYILNNQEEKLLNADEIYNLSIRKGTLTLEEKDIMNSHAKLSYDMLSALPFPKKYSNITHIAINHHEKLNGKGYPRGLSSEDLVLEDRILILADIFEALTSIDRPYKGIKKLSEVFKILDFMVKDGEIDGDLLEFFKNSNALKEYCKTELLQEQLDV, encoded by the coding sequence ATGAATTGTATTAAAGTATTAGGAAGTAGTGGAAGTAAATCAAAAAATAGTGGAACTACTTCATTTCAAATCTCTAAACATATAGTTATTGATGCTGGAAATATAATCAACTCATTAGAAAAAAACTCATTTCAAATAAATCATATTTTTTTAACTCATTCTCATTTAGATCATATTTCTGATATTCCTTTTATGTTAGATAATTATTTCGAAGATAGAGTTACTCCTCTTACAATATATGGTTCAGCTAAAACTTTGGAAGTTTTAAAAAATAGTATATTTAATAATCAAATTTGGCCAGATTTTTCAAATATAAAACTATTAAATAGTAATCAAAATAGCCTTATTTTTAAAGAGATAAAAGAAGATGAAGAAATTATTATTGATAAACATACAATTAAGCCAATTAATGCAAACCATATAGATGGTGCTTTTGGATTTATTGTTACAAGGGCTAAAAAAAGCTATTTAATAAGTGGAGATACTTTTATCAATGATAATATAGTTGAGTACCTAAATAATGATTTAAGTATAAAAGCACTTTTTATTGAATGTTCTTTTCCAAATAGATTACAAAAATTATCAGATATTAGCAGACATTTAACACCAAATAGTTTAAATAGCACTCTTATAAATTTGAAAAGAGATGATATTCAAATATATTTATATCACTTAAAATATGAATACATTACAGAGATAAAAGAGCAAATCCAAGAGTTAGGTATTTTAAAAAATGGTGGTAAAGTTTTAGAAGATGGGGATATAGTAGATATAAATAGTTTAAAAGTTACTTCTACTATTCAGGATATTGAAATATTTGATAGATTTATGGATATAAATTTAAAACTAGCAAGTGAACAAGATAAAGAGCAATTATATGAGATGATTTTAACTTTGATTAGAGATCTTACAAAAAGTGATGCAGGAACACTATATTTAATAAGTGAAGATAAAAAATATCTTGATTTTAAAGTAGTTCAAAATAATAGTCTAAATGTCTTTTTAGGAACAAAAGAACAAAAAATATCTTGGAACTCTCTACCTTTATATTTAGAAAATGGTAAACAAAATAGAGAAATGGTTGCTGTTGTTAGTGCTTTGGATAATAAGATAATAAATATTCAAGATGTTTACAACTCAACAGAGTATAATTTTGAAGGTACAAAAAAGTTTGATAACACTACAAACTACTGTTCAAAATCTATGTTGGTTATTCCTTTAGTAAATCATGAAAATGATGTAATAGGTGTAATTCAATTAATAAATAAAAATATAAAAGAGAAAAATAGCTTTTTCACTTCTGATGACGAAAAAATCTTAAAAGCTTTATCTTTTCAAGCAGCAATGGCTTTAACAAATACAAGATTGATTGCTAGTTTGGAAGAGTTTTTAGAAGCATTTGTAAGTGCTATTGCAAATGCTATTGATGCAAAATCAAGACATACTTCTACTCATATTACAAAGATGTCAAAGTTAGCTCCATTAATTGCAAAATCAATAAGTGCTGATGATACAATATATAAAAATACTGTTTATTCAAAAAATGATTTAAAAGAGATAGAACTAGCTGCCAAGCTTCATGATGTTGGAAAAATCTCTATTCCTGAATGGGTAATTGACAAATCAACAAAACTTCAAAAATTACTAGATGGTTTTGAATTAATTAAATTAAGAGTTGAAGTAATAAAAAGAGATTTAAAAATAGAGTTCTTAGAAGACAAAATAAGTAAAGAAGAGTATCAAACTAAACTAAAGGCTATTGAAGATGATTTAGATTTTATAAATACATCAAATAAAGGTGGAGAGTTTATGAGTGATGAAAGTATAAAAAGAGTTGAAAAATTATCTTCATATATCTATATTTTAAACAATCAAGAAGAAAAACTTTTAAATGCAGATGAGATATATAACTTATCTATTAGAAAAGGAACTTTAACTTTAGAAGAGAAAGATATTATGAACTCTCATGCAAAACTATCTTATGATATGTTAAGTGCTTTGCCTTTTCCTAAAAAATACTCAAATATTACACACATAGCTATAAATCACCATGAAAAATTAAATGGAAAAGGTTATCCAAGAGGTTTAAGTTCAGAAGATTTGGTATTAGAAGATAGGATTCTAATCTTAGCAGATATTTTTGAAGCATTAACTTCTATTGATAGACCATATAAAGGAATAAAAAAATTAAGTGAAGTATTTAAAATATTAGATTTTATGGTAAAAGATGGTGAAATAGATGGGGATTTACTAGAGTTCTTTAAAAATAGTAATGCTTTAAAAGAGTATTGTAAAACAGAACTTTTACAAGAGCAGTTAGATGTTTAA
- a CDS encoding CHASE2 domain-containing protein, which yields MFKINFIKFFIYSSLSLFVSVFLTFIYIFFPNLLDSFDNRIRDSYFLFRGEIPTSQNVVIIDIDEASIKAFGQWPWSRDKLSKIIENLTLSNISVVGMDIVFAEEDRTSPIKIAKKLNINATLEDYDLEFSKTIENSPVILGYSFDLLNNSSKQEPSIPAVFVEKNRQNDENFIIEAKGTVLNLPILQNSAYSSGFFNIIPDESGVIRSVPLFISFDDILYPSLALEMIRVLNDTQRVFINYDENGVSNIVLDDIVIPTDRFGRMFINYRGAEKSFKYFSAKDIYENNFNIEDIENKIALFGTSAAGLFDLRATPFESVFPGVEVHANIIDNILEGDFIHKASYLDGVNIVLIFLLSFLIVIFITYSHFYLKPIVFFIFIFSFLVASYKLLFNFGVAINIVFPFLAIVFGAILSLIFDYFYNIRSEKAVKAKFASKVSKSVMEDILKNSNKDEFSAKNKEVTIFFSDIRGFTNISEQLNAKDLIKFLNRYMEPMSEIIIKYQGTIDKFIGDAIMAYWNAPIDIKNHADMALKASLEQLKELEKLNLELKKENLPQIDIGIGLNTGEVIVGEMGSSLRSDYTVIGDSINLGSRVESLCKYYGSKLNITNFTKDKLKEEYTLRFLDFVMVKGKNEPVEIWQVLGYKDINYDLKDELELYHRAIDLYKNSDFVEALEIFKKLENINSKISKKIYKIYIQRCEEFIKTPPKNFDGVYEHSTKS from the coding sequence ATGTTTAAAATAAATTTTATAAAATTCTTTATTTACTCTTCTTTATCTCTTTTTGTATCAGTTTTCTTAACTTTTATATATATTTTTTTTCCAAATTTACTGGACTCTTTTGATAATAGGATAAGAGATTCATACTTTTTATTTAGAGGAGAGATACCTACTAGCCAAAATGTAGTAATAATAGATATAGATGAAGCTTCTATAAAAGCTTTTGGTCAATGGCCTTGGAGTAGAGATAAATTATCAAAGATTATAGAAAATCTAACTTTATCAAATATTTCTGTTGTTGGAATGGATATTGTTTTTGCAGAAGAGGATAGAACTTCCCCAATAAAAATAGCTAAAAAACTAAATATTAATGCTACTTTAGAAGATTATGATTTAGAGTTTTCAAAAACTATAGAAAATTCACCTGTTATTTTAGGATATAGTTTTGATTTATTAAATAATAGTAGTAAACAAGAGCCATCAATTCCAGCAGTTTTTGTTGAAAAGAATAGACAAAATGATGAAAATTTTATAATAGAAGCAAAGGGTACCGTTTTAAATCTTCCAATCTTACAAAATAGTGCATATTCAAGTGGCTTTTTTAATATTATTCCAGATGAGAGTGGAGTTATACGAAGTGTGCCACTTTTTATATCTTTTGATGATATTTTGTATCCATCTTTAGCCTTAGAGATGATTAGAGTTTTAAATGATACTCAAAGAGTTTTTATAAATTATGATGAAAATGGTGTTTCTAATATAGTTCTAGATGATATTGTAATACCAACAGATAGATTTGGAAGAATGTTTATAAACTATCGTGGGGCTGAGAAGAGTTTTAAATATTTTAGTGCAAAAGATATATATGAAAATAACTTTAATATTGAAGATATAGAGAATAAAATAGCACTTTTTGGAACGAGCGCAGCTGGATTGTTTGATTTGAGAGCAACACCTTTTGAGTCTGTTTTTCCTGGTGTTGAGGTACATGCAAATATTATAGATAATATTTTGGAAGGTGATTTTATACATAAAGCTTCATATTTAGATGGTGTAAATATTGTTTTAATATTTTTATTATCTTTTCTTATTGTTATTTTTATAACCTATAGTCATTTTTATCTAAAACCTATTGTATTTTTTATATTTATATTTTCTTTTTTAGTAGCAAGTTACAAGCTTCTTTTTAATTTTGGAGTTGCTATAAATATAGTATTTCCTTTTCTAGCCATAGTTTTTGGTGCTATTTTATCTTTGATTTTTGACTATTTTTACAATATAAGAAGTGAAAAAGCTGTAAAAGCAAAGTTTGCTTCAAAAGTTTCAAAAAGTGTTATGGAAGATATTTTAAAAAATAGTAATAAAGATGAGTTTAGTGCTAAAAATAAAGAAGTTACTATATTTTTTAGTGATATTAGAGGTTTTACAAATATTTCAGAACAACTTAATGCAAAAGATTTAATAAAGTTTTTAAATAGATATATGGAGCCTATGAGTGAGATTATTATTAAATATCAAGGAACAATAGATAAATTTATCGGAGATGCTATTATGGCATATTGGAATGCTCCAATAGATATAAAAAATCATGCTGATATGGCTCTAAAAGCTTCACTAGAACAACTAAAAGAATTAGAAAAACTAAATCTTGAACTAAAAAAAGAGAATTTACCACAAATTGATATAGGAATAGGACTAAATACTGGAGAAGTAATTGTAGGTGAAATGGGAAGTAGTTTACGAAGTGATTATACTGTTATTGGAGACAGTATAAATTTAGGAAGTAGGGTTGAAAGTTTATGTAAATATTATGGTTCAAAGTTAAATATTACAAACTTTACAAAAGATAAATTAAAAGAAGAATATACACTTAGGTTTTTAGATTTTGTAATGGTAAAAGGGAAAAATGAGCCAGTTGAAATTTGGCAAGTTTTAGGATATAAAGATATAAATTATGATTTAAAAGATGAATTAGAACTTTATCATAGAGCTATAGATTTATATAAAAATTCAGATTTCGTAGAAGCTTTGGAAATTTTCAAAAAATTAGAGAATATAAATAGTAAAATAAGTAAAAAAATATATAAAATATATATTCAAAGATGTGAAGAATTTATTAAAACTCCACCAAAAAACTTTGATGGAGTTTATGAACATAGTACAAAATCTTAA
- a CDS encoding tetratricopeptide repeat protein has product MKNKLLKKLPYLFILSNILLANENYSNEHFQKAIESYQNRLFQDSYILLQQYTKENKLSSDTTFILARSAYEIGKFSEALSLYKNMLKENPKNNRIKLELAQTYFQLKQYEEARILYEEVLKEPTLPENVKKNIELTLNSLNNKSQKNFIKTTLSFGYGFDSNVNNNSNDDLVYWGNIPLSIEDKKSDQVSEYILSLNHTYKIKDNLTLNNKFSGYMQKYNHEKYNDLSLVVFGTALSYYSQKSKLSLAFDYNYVWLDNSSYLSNYILTPSFDYQIDANLLYKSKIKIIKKDFKQNQYEFRDSTYYELQNTLVLLTQNFGMNSFSLNFGTDDKDDGKHYNVDKDFISLKYDNMYPLTKNTILINGIELYKDIYKENEPLLYKDKRQNDKIIYDLGILHSINKNLSIGANFRYINNQSNQNIYEYDKYVVKSNIYYSF; this is encoded by the coding sequence ATGAAAAATAAATTATTAAAAAAACTCCCTTATCTTTTTATCTTAAGTAATATTCTTTTAGCAAATGAAAATTATTCAAATGAACATTTCCAAAAAGCTATTGAAAGTTATCAAAATAGGCTATTTCAAGATAGTTATATATTACTTCAACAATATACAAAAGAAAATAAGCTTTCATCTGATACAACTTTTATACTTGCAAGAAGTGCTTATGAAATAGGTAAATTTTCAGAAGCTTTATCTTTATATAAAAATATGCTAAAAGAAAACCCAAAGAATAATAGAATAAAACTAGAACTTGCTCAAACATATTTTCAACTAAAACAATATGAAGAAGCAAGAATTTTATATGAAGAAGTTTTAAAAGAGCCAACTTTACCTGAAAATGTTAAAAAAAATATAGAATTAACTCTAAATTCACTTAATAACAAATCTCAGAAAAACTTTATAAAAACAACTTTAAGCTTTGGATATGGGTTTGATTCTAATGTAAATAATAATTCAAATGATGATCTTGTATATTGGGGGAATATCCCTTTAAGTATTGAAGATAAAAAAAGTGATCAGGTTAGTGAATATATTTTATCTTTAAATCACACTTATAAAATAAAAGATAATTTAACATTAAACAATAAGTTTTCTGGTTATATGCAAAAATATAATCATGAAAAATACAATGATTTAAGTTTAGTAGTTTTTGGAACAGCACTTTCATATTATTCACAAAAATCAAAATTATCTTTAGCTTTTGATTATAACTATGTTTGGTTGGATAATAGCTCATATTTAAGTAATTATATTTTAACTCCATCTTTTGATTATCAAATTGATGCAAATTTATTATATAAATCAAAAATAAAAATTATAAAAAAAGATTTTAAACAAAATCAGTATGAATTTAGAGATTCTACTTACTATGAGTTACAAAATACACTTGTATTACTTACACAAAATTTTGGTATGAATAGCTTTAGCTTAAATTTTGGAACAGATGATAAAGATGATGGAAAACACTATAATGTAGATAAGGACTTCATAAGTCTAAAATATGATAATATGTATCCACTTACAAAAAATACTATTTTAATAAATGGTATTGAACTATACAAAGATATTTATAAAGAGAATGAGCCACTTCTCTATAAAGACAAAAGACAAAATGATAAGATAATTTATGACTTAGGAATTCTTCACTCTATAAATAAAAACTTATCTATTGGAGCAAATTTTAGATATATAAATAACCAATCAAATCAAAATATTTATGAATATGATAAATATGTAGTAAAATCAAATATTTACTACTCATTTTAA
- a CDS encoding FecR family protein, whose amino-acid sequence MKKLFIVLFLFSNILFANIGNITLLEGEAFVKRDNNSIKLNFGDIIKNKDIIEAKVNSKVKITFIDNTIVTIGKESILKIDDYYYSDADKDGAKTEFSIPKGAFHTITGQIGKVNPTKFKLKTKNATIGIRGTEFYGDENRIICTQGAITVFSNGILVDVLAGKYTNVFDNQQPSNAQTLQNNILDEIEEKLNTNNPNKINLDNFNNNPSSPLALNEQTDIQEHFDDQNSWGDWDTNLLALNDEKNNAKTNKVLQNKINDIRVDPNPIDPNPIDPNPIDPNPIDPNPIDPNPIDPNPIDPNSIMTDSNYIQGLIENSDITNLNFSGGVYGLNTTGNISFNLSIGGGISSIEGNFNIGQYTANFGGEVTPYGFSTTGDGYGYSGGISAIVNGNFYGSEMNKVLGTIDIDDNGNIINSSFDASK is encoded by the coding sequence ATGAAAAAATTATTTATTGTTTTATTTTTATTTTCTAATATACTATTTGCAAATATAGGAAATATTACTTTATTAGAAGGTGAAGCTTTTGTAAAAAGAGATAATAACTCTATTAAATTAAATTTTGGAGATATTATAAAAAATAAAGATATTATAGAGGCAAAAGTCAACTCAAAAGTTAAAATAACTTTTATTGATAATACTATTGTAACTATAGGAAAAGAGTCTATTTTAAAAATAGATGATTATTATTATTCAGATGCTGATAAAGATGGTGCAAAAACTGAATTTAGTATTCCAAAAGGTGCTTTTCATACTATAACTGGGCAAATTGGAAAAGTAAATCCTACAAAATTTAAATTAAAAACAAAAAATGCAACTATTGGAATTAGAGGTACAGAATTTTATGGTGATGAAAATAGAATCATATGTACACAAGGTGCTATAACAGTATTCTCAAATGGTATTTTAGTTGATGTTTTAGCAGGAAAATATACAAATGTTTTTGATAATCAACAGCCAAGTAATGCTCAAACACTTCAAAATAATATCTTAGATGAGATAGAAGAAAAGTTAAATACTAATAATCCAAATAAAATAAATCTTGATAATTTTAATAATAATCCAAGTTCACCTTTAGCTTTAAATGAACAAACAGATATTCAAGAGCATTTTGATGACCAAAACTCTTGGGGAGATTGGGATACAAATTTATTAGCATTAAATGATGAAAAGAATAATGCAAAAACAAATAAAGTGTTACAAAATAAAATTAATGATATTAGAGTTGATCCAAATCCAATTGATCCAAATCCAATTGATCCAAATCCAATTGATCCAAATCCAATTGATCCAAATCCAATTGATCCAAATCCAATTGATCCAAATCCAATTGATCCAAATTCTATAATGACAGATTCAAATTATATTCAAGGATTAATAGAAAATAGTGATATTACTAATTTAAATTTTAGTGGAGGAGTATATGGATTAAATACAACAGGTAATATAAGTTTTAATTTATCTATAGGAGGAGGAATTAGTAGCATAGAAGGGAATTTTAATATTGGTCAATATACAGCTAATTTTGGAGGAGAAGTAACACCATATGGTTTTAGTACTACTGGTGATGGATATGGTTATTCTGGTGGTATTAGTGCTATTGTAAATGGGAACTTCTATGGAAGTGAAATGAATAAAGTATTAGGAACAATAGATATAGATGATAATGGCAATATAATCAATAGTTCATTTGATGCATCAAAGTAA
- a CDS encoding acyltransferase family protein: MSIGPITLTNDVVALTGVQLSTYVVIAAIILVLFTTLKESNHNDVFPISVTNELKGLGILTVVFAHFAYMKVTNSEFLFPLSIIAGVGVDLFLFMSGFGLTVGMLKRPMKAIDFYKKRVIKIFIPFWIALIIMFIADAIFMDKTYSIGYVIKSMLGFFPTADGFGDVNSPFWYITWMIMFYLLYPLFFFKDRPWLTALILAVIATIIGTFNIFDLGSNWLHRLHTVAFSMGIVAAWLLQVKEGQENKFVNFVKNFRDNSIDMRYIIMAIMFVIVFYVSQRTGANSWPALKSILGQGFFVEQIMSIVIMMAFIVIFVLKKVDSKFLTMYGVYSYEVYLIHWPLMAKYDIFFVYLPAWAAVLAWLVTFILVSMLLQRLVTPVSKFVDKIAK, encoded by the coding sequence TTGAGTATAGGTCCTATTACACTAACAAATGATGTTGTTGCTCTAACAGGTGTTCAGTTATCTACTTATGTTGTTATTGCTGCAATAATTTTAGTTTTATTTACAACATTAAAAGAATCAAACCATAATGATGTTTTTCCAATATCTGTTACAAATGAGTTAAAAGGTTTAGGTATTTTAACTGTTGTTTTTGCACACTTTGCATATATGAAAGTTACAAATAGTGAGTTTTTATTCCCACTTTCAATTATTGCTGGTGTTGGAGTTGATTTATTTTTATTTATGTCTGGATTTGGGCTAACAGTTGGTATGTTAAAAAGACCAATGAAAGCTATTGATTTTTATAAAAAAAGAGTTATAAAAATATTTATTCCTTTCTGGATAGCTTTAATTATTATGTTTATTGCTGATGCTATTTTTATGGATAAAACTTATTCTATTGGATATGTAATAAAATCAATGCTTGGTTTTTTCCCTACTGCTGATGGATTTGGTGATGTAAACTCTCCATTTTGGTATATTACTTGGATGATAATGTTTTATCTTTTATATCCATTATTCTTTTTCAAAGATAGACCATGGTTAACAGCACTTATATTAGCTGTTATTGCAACAATTATTGGTACATTTAATATTTTTGATTTAGGAAGTAATTGGTTACATAGACTTCATACAGTAGCATTTTCTATGGGTATTGTTGCGGCTTGGCTTTTACAAGTAAAAGAAGGACAAGAGAATAAATTTGTAAATTTTGTAAAAAACTTTAGAGATAACTCAATTGATATGAGATATATCATTATGGCAATTATGTTTGTAATAGTATTTTATGTATCACAAAGAACAGGTGCAAACTCTTGGCCAGCTCTAAAATCAATTTTAGGACAAGGTTTCTTTGTAGAACAAATAATGTCAATAGTTATAATGATGGCATTTATTGTTATATTTGTACTTAAAAAAGTTGATAGTAAATTCTTAACAATGTATGGTGTTTATTCTTATGAAGTATATTTGATTCACTGGCCACTTATGGCAAAATATGATATCTTCTTTGTATATTTACCTGCTTGGGCTGCAGTTCTTGCTTGGTTAGTAACATTTATATTAGTAAGTATGTTATTACAAAGACTTGTAACACCAGTTAGTAAATTTGTAGATAAAATTGCAAAATAA
- a CDS encoding MBOAT family O-acyltransferase, which yields MLFNSYEFLLIFLPLTLILYFYLNSLKLITLSKTILVFASLFFYSWWNPIYLPLILGSMIFNFYVGKSLGRKSNKSMLTFGIIGNVALLGYFKYADFFIVNFNWAFNKDVPLLHLALPLAISYFTFQQIAFLVDNYRGEVKEFSFLNYSLFITFFPQLLMGPIVHHKEMMPQFALKWRSYIKWENISLGLFIFAIGLAKKTLIGDPLTDYAQYGFDNAQKLTMIEAWYASTSYVLSYYFDLSGYADMAIGIAKMFNIDLPKNFNSPYKARNFADYWRRWHITLSRFLGDYIYKSLGGNKNVIWIIYLNIMITFFVSGFWHGAGWTFIVWGLLNGLFVVFAHMMKKANLQMNFYVAWFLMFVGLIVTRTLFVAKDFNDAWYVTKTLFDFTNLKFSELYHIDVTFQGFYILLGLILALGFKNSAQIAENFKPNLKYTLYTAILISASLFTFSSAKEFLYFQF from the coding sequence GTGCTTTTTAATTCATATGAATTTTTATTGATATTTTTACCATTAACTTTAATTTTATATTTTTATTTAAATTCTCTAAAATTAATAACTTTAAGTAAAACAATACTTGTATTTGCAAGTTTATTTTTCTACTCATGGTGGAATCCTATTTATCTTCCTTTAATATTAGGAAGTATGATTTTCAATTTTTATGTAGGAAAATCTTTAGGTAGAAAATCCAATAAATCTATGCTAACTTTTGGAATAATAGGTAATGTTGCTCTTTTAGGATATTTTAAATACGCTGATTTCTTTATAGTAAATTTTAACTGGGCTTTTAATAAAGATGTTCCTTTACTTCATTTAGCATTACCTTTAGCAATTAGTTACTTTACTTTTCAACAAATTGCATTTTTAGTTGATAATTATAGAGGTGAAGTAAAAGAGTTTAGTTTTTTAAATTACTCACTTTTTATTACATTTTTTCCACAACTTTTAATGGGACCAATAGTTCATCATAAAGAGATGATGCCTCAATTTGCTCTAAAATGGCGAAGTTATATAAAATGGGAAAACATATCTTTAGGACTTTTTATATTTGCAATAGGATTAGCAAAAAAAACTTTAATTGGAGATCCTCTTACAGATTATGCACAATATGGTTTTGATAATGCTCAAAAACTAACAATGATAGAAGCTTGGTATGCTTCAACTTCTTATGTTCTATCATACTATTTTGACCTTTCTGGATATGCTGATATGGCAATAGGAATTGCAAAAATGTTTAATATTGACTTACCAAAAAACTTCAATAGCCCATATAAAGCAAGAAATTTTGCTGATTACTGGAGAAGATGGCATATAACTTTGAGTAGATTTTTAGGAGATTATATATATAAAAGTTTAGGTGGGAATAAAAATGTAATTTGGATTATCTACTTAAATATTATGATTACATTTTTTGTATCTGGATTTTGGCATGGAGCTGGCTGGACTTTTATAGTTTGGGGATTATTAAATGGTCTTTTTGTAGTTTTTGCACATATGATGAAAAAAGCAAATTTACAGATGAATTTCTATGTAGCTTGGTTTTTAATGTTTGTAGGACTTATAGTTACAAGAACTCTATTTGTAGCAAAAGATTTTAATGATGCTTGGTATGTAACAAAAACTCTCTTTGATTTTACAAATTTAAAATTTAGTGAACTCTATCATATCGATGTAACATTTCAAGGTTTCTATATACTTTTAGGGCTTATTTTAGCTTTAGGATTTAAAAATAGTGCACAAATTGCAGAAAATTTTAAACCAAATTTAAAATATACTTTATATACAGCAATTCTAATATCTGCTTCTCTTTTTACTTTTTCAAGTGCAAAAGAATTTTTATATTTTCAATTTTAA